From the genome of Spirosomataceae bacterium TFI 002, one region includes:
- a CDS encoding PKD domain-containing protein, with protein MVKFKMRKANYKNLLPRLVVLFLFACLFISANNPDKEYKIYQFPQDKIPRIDGNFEDWDIIPESYNIGLDQLMDTERGMGTNLNPKDYNISVKVGWVKDMNRLYFYIEAEDDYWSFDDKALRQDIFELVVDGDLSGGPFIKKHNGNIKRFRYEELHFKGHGAHAQNYHIFTPVKNKDKAMVWGNTPWIKEFPYFNAAYDYNFKHGESGKLKMEFWITPFDHAAVEGIDRSTITQLKENSVIGLSWCIIDYDNSSKFEGFMNLAHDTKMIYDASFLNTFRLMPLEKEYTKAIEANWSFVEMDRANRWIQFKDKSTGSIEKWNWDFGDGNTSKEKNPSHIYKNAGEWTVVLTVEGPEGKSIRSKVWDVVTE; from the coding sequence ATGGTTAAGTTTAAAATGAGAAAAGCAAACTATAAGAATTTATTACCAAGACTTGTTGTCCTATTTCTATTTGCATGTTTATTTATTTCGGCAAACAATCCTGACAAAGAATATAAAATCTATCAATTTCCACAGGACAAAATACCCCGAATTGATGGCAACTTTGAAGATTGGGACATTATTCCCGAGTCCTATAATATTGGCTTAGATCAATTAATGGATACTGAGCGTGGTATGGGTACAAATCTAAACCCCAAAGACTATAACATAAGCGTGAAAGTAGGCTGGGTAAAAGACATGAATCGATTGTATTTTTATATCGAAGCCGAGGACGACTATTGGAGTTTTGACGATAAGGCTTTAAGGCAAGACATTTTTGAATTGGTCGTGGATGGAGATTTATCGGGAGGTCCATTTATTAAAAAGCACAATGGGAATATTAAACGGTTTCGTTACGAAGAATTGCATTTTAAAGGCCACGGTGCTCATGCCCAAAACTATCATATTTTTACACCAGTTAAAAATAAAGACAAGGCAATGGTTTGGGGAAATACACCTTGGATTAAAGAATTTCCATATTTCAATGCAGCCTATGATTATAACTTCAAACATGGAGAAAGCGGAAAACTGAAAATGGAATTTTGGATTACTCCGTTCGATCATGCCGCAGTAGAAGGGATTGATAGGTCTACAATAACTCAATTAAAAGAGAATTCTGTAATAGGATTGTCGTGGTGCATAATTGATTATGACAACAGCTCCAAGTTCGAAGGTTTTATGAACCTAGCTCATGATACAAAAATGATATATGATGCATCTTTTTTGAACACCTTCCGTTTAATGCCTTTGGAAAAAGAATATACAAAGGCTATTGAAGCAAATTGGTCTTTTGTGGAAATGGATAGGGCAAACAGATGGATTCAATTTAAAGACAAGTCTACTGGAAGTATAGAAAAATGGAATTGGGATTTCGGTGATGGGAATACATCAAAAGAGAAAAATCCATCGCACATCTATAAAAATGCTGGCGAGTGGACTGTGGTTTTAACGGTGGAAGGTCCTGAGGGCAAATCTATAAGGTCCAAAGTTTGGGATGTAGTTACAGAATAA
- a CDS encoding L-rhamnose-proton symport protein (RhaT) → MSFLIGVILVALGGVLEGLFSIPVTKVKTWEFENIWGVGSLFALLLLPWPLAYFFVKDLSQLYSSIPDSVFIGVIISGVAWGIGGIYWGRAIAALGMALGISILMGLINVFGSIVPLAVFEPVKLFTEGGYILMIAIIIMVLGVVIISVAGQKKERALTPQKNSSSPSKIKESFRGGVLFCLISGILSAAVNFAFIFGSPITEEAAKNQVPEYATSFAVWSLVFTANFAINTFYGFYMMLKKGTLKNLSKGHFSREWLGALFMGLAWPGGIIIYGIGANAMGPYGAYAGFPMMILASILAGNLAGALGGEWKNSGAIPRRIMLAGIVVLCIAFSLLGYSTYIMNV, encoded by the coding sequence ATGTCATTTTTAATAGGCGTAATACTAGTGGCTTTAGGAGGGGTACTGGAAGGACTTTTTTCCATACCAGTCACTAAGGTAAAAACATGGGAATTTGAAAATATATGGGGAGTAGGGTCGCTATTTGCACTTTTATTGCTGCCTTGGCCATTGGCATATTTCTTTGTGAAAGACTTGTCCCAATTGTATTCGTCAATTCCCGACTCAGTTTTTATCGGTGTGATCATAAGTGGCGTTGCTTGGGGCATCGGTGGCATTTATTGGGGACGAGCAATTGCCGCCTTGGGTATGGCTCTTGGTATTTCAATACTTATGGGACTTATCAACGTTTTTGGCTCTATTGTACCTCTGGCAGTTTTTGAACCCGTGAAACTCTTTACAGAAGGCGGTTATATTTTGATGATAGCTATTATCATAATGGTTCTTGGCGTAGTCATAATATCAGTTGCTGGTCAGAAAAAAGAACGGGCTTTGACTCCCCAAAAAAACAGCTCATCACCTAGTAAAATCAAAGAATCTTTTAGAGGGGGTGTGCTATTTTGTCTTATTTCAGGAATTCTTTCAGCTGCCGTTAATTTTGCGTTTATTTTTGGTTCGCCAATAACTGAGGAGGCCGCAAAAAATCAAGTGCCTGAATATGCTACAAGTTTTGCGGTGTGGAGTCTAGTATTTACTGCAAATTTCGCTATCAATACTTTCTATGGCTTTTATATGATGTTGAAGAAAGGCACCTTAAAGAACCTGAGCAAGGGTCATTTTTCAAGAGAATGGCTGGGGGCACTTTTTATGGGTTTAGCATGGCCGGGAGGTATCATTATCTACGGTATCGGAGCAAACGCTATGGGTCCTTACGGTGCTTATGCGGGTTTTCCGATGATGATATTAGCCTCCATTTTGGCTGGAAATTTAGCGGGTGCATTAGGCGGAGAATGGAAGAACTCGGGTGCAATACCTCGCCGTATTATGTTAGCGGGAATAGTGGTCTTATGCATTGCCTTCTCTCTTTTAGGATATTCCACTTACATAATGAATGTTTAA
- a CDS encoding NAD(P)-dependent dehydrogenase, short-chain alcohol dehydrogenase family — protein sequence MKNRLKKNKHEFVPNRFQGRVAIVTGGASGLGRAITEEFCKEGGKVVFTDISDLGKSAQDKDTKIGFDTIFLKGDMGDGEFCKSVILKTIEKYGKIDYLVNNAFSFAAAGVNAKTEDWMRSFKVGPLAYARMAQEVRPFMLESGGGAIVNISSISAHIAQKDRWTYNASKGAVNQLTKCQALDLAPHNIRVNSIDPGWIWTQETDKAANLDGGGREKWDPIWGRFHMLKRMGLAIEVARPVLFLLSDDASFITGTNLAVDGGYLSMGPEGLGENTVNAGSN from the coding sequence ATGAAAAATAGATTAAAGAAAAACAAGCATGAATTTGTACCAAATCGGTTTCAAGGGAGAGTTGCGATTGTTACTGGTGGTGCTTCTGGTTTGGGTCGTGCAATTACTGAGGAGTTCTGTAAAGAAGGAGGCAAAGTTGTATTTACCGATATCAGTGACCTAGGTAAAAGTGCTCAGGATAAGGATACCAAAATTGGTTTTGATACCATTTTTTTGAAAGGAGACATGGGAGATGGAGAATTCTGTAAATCCGTTATTCTTAAGACTATTGAAAAATATGGGAAAATAGATTATCTGGTCAATAATGCTTTTTCCTTTGCCGCAGCTGGAGTGAATGCCAAAACGGAAGACTGGATGCGAAGTTTTAAGGTTGGGCCGCTTGCGTACGCCCGAATGGCTCAAGAAGTTCGACCCTTTATGCTAGAATCGGGCGGAGGAGCTATTGTGAATATTTCAAGTATTTCAGCTCATATTGCTCAAAAAGATAGATGGACGTATAATGCTTCAAAAGGTGCTGTAAACCAATTGACCAAATGTCAAGCACTTGATTTAGCACCTCACAATATAAGGGTAAACAGTATTGATCCGGGTTGGATTTGGACTCAAGAAACAGATAAAGCGGCAAATCTAGATGGAGGAGGTCGTGAAAAGTGGGACCCAATTTGGGGTCGTTTTCACATGTTAAAACGAATGGGTCTAGCGATAGAGGTTGCTAGACCAGTACTATTTTTATTAAGTGACGATGCTTCTTTCATTACTGGAACCAATTTGGCTGTAGACGGTGGATATCTTTCGATGGGCCCTGAAGGTTTGGGTGAGAACACAGTCAATGCAGGGTCAAATTAA
- a CDS encoding Cytochrome c: protein MELQIKPICLLLLTMLIYCCQSGNVSDYGRTINEEAVFVDNGKVIFEQKCSHCHNFKQDAIGPNLSGITKDVETQWIKEFIKNPFKMVAENDVRAKALHQQYKIYMPGFDDLAEEELNALISYLHTYQKKESRDTSYLANAVDNPIKDTLFNSKLKANLEFVAQVPPSEKTAILARINKLECAGNSGRIFINDLRGMLYELKGHTVELYASIPNLNKKFIHKPGLGTGFGSFAFHPDFAENGLFYTAHSETKKEHNADFFLSDSIPVAMQWVVMEWKTENTTTAKFKGTIRELLRIDFLGPIHGIQEVAFNPTAKVNSSDYGMLYISIGDGGSVVNGYPEVALHKGTQVWGTILRIDPFGNNSDNGNYGIPPDNPFVNLSNEKRKEIWVYGLRNPNRMSWNAKGQMFASDIGHKIVEEVNLIEPGKFYGWPIREGTFVLNPFKNQSLAFPLPKNDADFGVTYPVIQYDHDDGAAISGGFFARAKPFTGKYIFGDIPTGNIFIADLSKTGQRNMEKLGIQINGKPIDFSILTKSNRVDLRLGQDCNGNIYMFTKADGKIYKMVQE, encoded by the coding sequence ATGGAGCTTCAAATAAAGCCAATCTGCTTACTTCTTCTAACAATGTTAATCTATTGTTGTCAGTCAGGGAATGTGTCTGATTACGGTAGAACAATTAATGAGGAAGCTGTATTTGTAGATAATGGGAAGGTGATTTTTGAGCAGAAATGCTCTCACTGTCATAACTTTAAACAGGATGCCATTGGTCCAAATTTAAGTGGAATTACAAAGGATGTCGAAACGCAATGGATAAAAGAATTTATTAAGAACCCCTTTAAAATGGTGGCTGAAAATGATGTTCGGGCAAAAGCATTACATCAGCAATACAAAATTTACATGCCGGGATTTGATGACCTTGCAGAGGAAGAGTTAAACGCTCTAATAAGTTATTTACACACCTACCAAAAGAAGGAATCGCGTGATACAAGTTATTTGGCAAACGCTGTTGATAATCCAATTAAAGACACACTATTTAACTCAAAATTAAAGGCAAATTTAGAGTTCGTGGCACAAGTTCCTCCATCAGAAAAAACAGCAATTTTAGCAAGGATAAATAAATTAGAATGTGCGGGAAACTCAGGGAGAATATTTATTAATGATTTGCGTGGAATGCTTTACGAATTGAAAGGTCATACGGTTGAACTATACGCATCTATCCCCAACCTTAATAAAAAATTTATCCATAAACCAGGGTTAGGTACGGGCTTCGGAAGCTTTGCTTTCCATCCTGATTTTGCTGAAAACGGTTTATTCTATACGGCACATTCGGAAACTAAAAAAGAACATAACGCCGACTTCTTCCTTTCTGATAGTATTCCAGTAGCGATGCAATGGGTAGTTATGGAATGGAAAACTGAGAACACTACAACAGCAAAATTTAAGGGAACAATTCGGGAACTCTTACGTATTGATTTTTTAGGCCCGATACACGGAATACAAGAAGTTGCATTTAATCCAACTGCCAAAGTGAATAGCAGCGATTATGGAATGCTTTACATAAGTATCGGCGATGGTGGAAGTGTTGTGAATGGGTACCCTGAAGTTGCCCTTCATAAAGGCACTCAAGTGTGGGGAACAATCCTTAGAATTGATCCTTTCGGAAATAATAGTGACAATGGAAATTATGGGATTCCACCAGATAACCCGTTCGTAAATCTTAGTAATGAGAAAAGAAAAGAAATCTGGGTTTACGGCCTTCGCAACCCGAATAGAATGTCATGGAATGCCAAAGGACAGATGTTTGCGAGTGATATTGGACATAAAATAGTGGAAGAGGTTAACCTGATAGAACCTGGTAAGTTTTACGGCTGGCCTATCAGGGAAGGGACGTTTGTTCTAAACCCGTTCAAAAATCAAAGCTTAGCCTTCCCTTTACCCAAAAATGATGCTGATTTTGGGGTTACTTACCCCGTAATACAATATGATCATGATGACGGTGCTGCGATTAGCGGTGGTTTTTTTGCCAGAGCAAAACCCTTTACGGGGAAGTATATTTTTGGAGATATCCCTACTGGTAATATTTTCATAGCAGACCTTTCTAAAACTGGGCAGAGAAATATGGAAAAATTAGGTATTCAAATTAATGGCAAACCAATTGACTTTTCCATACTTACAAAGAGTAATCGGGTCGATCTTAGACTCGGGCAAGACTGCAACGGCAACATTTACATGTTTACAAAAGCTGACGGAAAAATCTACAAAATGGTTCAAGAATGA
- a CDS encoding L-fuconolactonase, whose product MKNLSIVDAHIHLWDLEHLDYQWLNSFPEINRSFSLADYDLATAGQAIEKMIFVQAECKPSQFLEEIKWVEAIAEKDERLTGIIPWAPLHTGNAITEVLEGFAMNPKIKGVRQLIQTENDLNFCQKPDFINGVNLLGKNNLHFELTIDPKHFPSVLKLVEQCPDTRFILDHIGNPNMLTKQLQPWKEYLKAFADSGPHYCKFSNLVCNADLNNWNIDDLKPYSEAVIDTFGSEKLIWGSDWPHALRAASWSKWFETAIALTTGLTENECNGIFKTNAIAFYNI is encoded by the coding sequence ATGAAGAACTTATCAATCGTCGATGCACATATTCACCTTTGGGATTTAGAACACTTGGATTACCAGTGGCTGAATAGTTTTCCTGAAATAAATCGAAGTTTTTCCTTAGCAGATTATGATTTGGCGACCGCTGGACAAGCGATTGAAAAGATGATTTTTGTGCAAGCAGAATGTAAACCATCTCAGTTCTTAGAAGAAATAAAATGGGTGGAGGCTATTGCCGAAAAAGACGAAAGGCTTACGGGAATAATTCCTTGGGCACCACTACACACTGGAAATGCCATAACAGAAGTATTGGAGGGGTTTGCGATGAACCCAAAAATAAAGGGAGTTCGGCAACTAATTCAAACAGAAAATGATTTAAATTTTTGTCAAAAACCTGACTTTATAAATGGCGTCAACCTTTTAGGGAAGAATAATCTCCACTTTGAACTAACCATAGACCCAAAGCATTTTCCGTCAGTATTAAAACTTGTGGAACAATGCCCCGATACAAGGTTTATTTTGGATCATATAGGCAACCCGAATATGCTTACAAAACAATTACAACCGTGGAAGGAATACTTAAAGGCTTTCGCTGATTCTGGACCTCATTATTGTAAATTTTCAAATCTGGTTTGTAATGCAGATTTGAATAATTGGAACATAGATGATTTGAAACCCTACTCAGAGGCGGTAATTGATACTTTTGGCTCTGAAAAATTAATATGGGGTAGTGATTGGCCACATGCACTTAGAGCAGCTTCTTGGTCAAAATGGTTTGAAACTGCTATAGCTCTCACAACAGGTCTTACAGAAAACGAATGCAATGGTATTTTCAAAACAAATGCCATTGCTTTTTATAACATATAA
- a CDS encoding alpha-L-rhamnosidase, producing the protein MKKSILLLFLITVILSCGKSNNGIKVDKLTVNYFENPLGIDDPKPSISWTMVSSSKNKEQSAYQIKVASLESSLDGDKELLWDSGKINSGQNSQILYNGIKLQSRQQCFFKIKVWDEKDVASEWSKVSSWTMGFLESTDWQAKWIGYKTIDKNKTDTLHLPPAPYLRKSFSVKSSIKRATLYVTALGVFEMSLNGKRIGEDLLAPGWSNYNKRIYYKTYDVSNDITKGDNTLGAILGDGWYAGYVGPKVLSKPRNRELYGLNPGLLTQLEIEFENGEKEIIVSDETWKGSEGPLFYADLLMGTGYNANLELTNWNTPDYDDQGWDSVYIHEGTAGILQAYPGNSIQTYAELEPTEITEPIKGTYIFNMGQNFAGHARLQVTGNKNDTIVLRFGERLHDDGKLMTENLRFARATDTYILKGEGTEIWEPKFTYHGFQYVEVTGLKNKPDNFTITGIPFGSSIPFESSFISSDEVLNKMYQNVLWTQHSNFMEVPTDSPQRDERLGWLGDVQIFSKSALYNANIGAFNKKWFADIRDAQYDFGAYAVFAPQPYPKLVWYSPGWMEAGVMVPYNTYKFYGDTKLVEDHYESMTRFMDYHIEKSKQRKFYAENSWTEINPKGGFGDWLSMTDKHLAHDIMASMYYQYALKIMAEMSAAIGNQEKADYYQGTYKTSVAAFIEHYIDESGKFKIDETIYGDGKGYFEGEKGFTGHTQSAYATAIYFDILPAELKEKAGKHLVNLLAENNNLPSSGILGIRQLLPALSSIGRSDLAYEILLKKDYPSWGFQIKNGATTIWERWNSYTPEKGYNGEMNAEMNSFNHYAFGAFSQFLFSDIAGIDTEGAGFNNIIIKPRLGNKSLTSARGEYGSINGKIASSWSIKDDAFLLEVEIPVNTKANVFVLSKEDSKVMEGGKAIDSVLIKFVKQEGDYKVYEIGSGSYSFESEI; encoded by the coding sequence ATGAAAAAAAGCATACTACTCCTTTTTCTGATTACTGTAATATTATCATGTGGAAAATCTAATAATGGCATTAAAGTCGATAAACTAACTGTCAACTATTTTGAAAACCCTCTAGGAATTGATGACCCCAAACCAAGCATTAGTTGGACGATGGTGTCTAGTTCAAAAAACAAGGAACAATCAGCATATCAAATTAAAGTAGCTAGCTTAGAAAGCTCACTAGATGGAGACAAAGAACTTCTCTGGGATTCTGGAAAAATAAATTCTGGACAAAACTCACAAATTCTTTACAACGGTATTAAGCTACAGTCGAGACAGCAATGTTTTTTCAAAATTAAGGTTTGGGATGAAAAAGACGTGGCCTCAGAATGGAGCAAAGTTAGCTCTTGGACTATGGGTTTTCTTGAAAGTACAGATTGGCAAGCAAAGTGGATTGGTTATAAAACCATAGATAAAAATAAAACAGATACTTTACACTTGCCTCCTGCCCCGTATTTAAGAAAATCATTTTCCGTAAAGTCATCTATTAAAAGAGCCACACTATATGTGACTGCTTTAGGTGTTTTTGAGATGTCATTAAATGGGAAAAGGATAGGTGAGGATTTACTAGCTCCAGGCTGGTCCAACTACAATAAGCGTATTTATTATAAAACTTATGACGTTAGTAATGATATCACCAAAGGGGATAATACGCTTGGTGCTATTTTGGGTGATGGTTGGTACGCAGGTTATGTGGGTCCTAAAGTGCTATCTAAACCAAGAAACAGAGAATTATATGGATTAAATCCGGGATTGTTAACACAATTAGAAATTGAGTTTGAGAATGGAGAAAAGGAGATTATAGTTTCTGATGAGACCTGGAAAGGAAGTGAAGGGCCTTTATTCTACGCTGATTTACTTATGGGAACTGGCTACAATGCTAACTTAGAATTAACCAATTGGAACACTCCAGATTACGACGACCAAGGCTGGGATTCAGTATATATTCATGAAGGGACAGCGGGAATTCTCCAAGCCTATCCCGGAAACAGCATACAAACGTATGCGGAATTAGAACCCACAGAAATAACCGAACCTATAAAGGGTACTTATATTTTTAACATGGGACAAAATTTTGCCGGCCATGCTAGATTGCAAGTGACAGGAAATAAGAATGATACCATTGTTTTGCGATTTGGAGAAAGGCTTCACGATGACGGTAAACTAATGACCGAAAATCTAAGGTTTGCACGGGCAACAGACACCTATATTCTTAAAGGAGAAGGCACTGAAATTTGGGAACCTAAATTCACCTACCATGGCTTTCAATATGTAGAGGTCACAGGTCTTAAAAACAAACCAGACAATTTTACAATTACTGGTATCCCATTTGGCTCTTCAATTCCTTTTGAAAGTTCATTTATTTCTTCAGATGAAGTGTTGAATAAAATGTATCAAAATGTACTGTGGACGCAACATTCTAACTTCATGGAAGTCCCAACAGATAGTCCACAACGTGATGAGCGTTTAGGCTGGCTTGGCGACGTACAAATTTTTTCAAAATCAGCACTTTACAATGCTAATATTGGAGCTTTTAACAAAAAATGGTTTGCTGATATTCGTGATGCCCAATATGATTTTGGAGCATATGCAGTTTTTGCTCCACAACCGTACCCGAAATTAGTCTGGTATTCTCCAGGTTGGATGGAAGCAGGAGTCATGGTTCCATACAATACCTACAAATTTTACGGAGATACAAAACTCGTAGAAGATCATTATGAATCTATGACACGTTTCATGGATTATCACATAGAAAAGAGTAAACAACGTAAGTTTTACGCTGAAAATTCATGGACAGAGATAAACCCAAAAGGAGGTTTTGGAGATTGGCTATCAATGACAGATAAACACTTGGCACACGATATAATGGCATCCATGTATTACCAATATGCTTTGAAGATAATGGCAGAAATGAGTGCCGCAATTGGAAATCAGGAAAAGGCTGATTATTACCAAGGAACTTATAAAACATCAGTTGCTGCTTTTATAGAGCACTACATAGATGAGAGCGGTAAATTTAAGATTGACGAAACTATTTATGGAGATGGAAAAGGGTATTTTGAAGGCGAGAAAGGTTTTACAGGACACACGCAGTCTGCCTATGCAACAGCAATTTACTTCGATATACTTCCGGCTGAATTAAAAGAAAAAGCTGGAAAGCATCTGGTGAATTTATTAGCGGAAAACAATAACTTACCCTCTTCAGGAATTTTAGGAATCAGACAATTACTTCCCGCACTTTCCTCTATTGGGCGATCTGATTTAGCGTATGAGATATTATTGAAGAAAGATTATCCTAGTTGGGGTTTTCAAATCAAAAATGGTGCAACTACCATTTGGGAACGATGGAATAGCTACACACCCGAAAAAGGGTATAATGGCGAAATGAACGCCGAAATGAATTCTTTCAATCACTACGCTTTTGGTGCTTTTTCTCAGTTTTTGTTTAGTGATATAGCTGGTATTGACACCGAAGGTGCTGGTTTTAATAATATAATTATTAAACCAAGGCTAGGTAATAAATCGTTGACCAGTGCTCGCGGAGAGTACGGTTCTATAAATGGGAAAATTGCTTCTTCTTGGTCTATAAAGGATGATGCTTTCCTACTGGAAGTTGAAATTCCGGTTAATACCAAAGCCAATGTTTTCGTGCTTTCTAAAGAAGACAGTAAAGTAATGGAAGGTGGCAAGGCGATTGACTCTGTACTCATAAAATTCGTAAAACAGGAAGGAGATTATAAAGTATATGAGATTGGCTCAGGCAGCTATAGTTTTGAATCAGAAATTTAA
- a CDS encoding FAD/FMN-containing dehydrogenase, with protein MQGQINAKVYPYEINDMKEKYLIEIEEKLGPNKVQVGEKIKERYCHIWEMDKPLLAKAVIFPKTTQDVSDVLAICNKYNQPVVVHGGLTNLVGSTETNENEVVICMEKMNEIEELDLYSRTISVQSGVILETIHQAVDKEELLFPMTFGAKGSAQIGGVIATNAGGLRVFRYGMTRNLVLGLEVVLADGTIISSMKKIIKDNSGYDLKQLFIGSEGTLGVITKAVLRLQQKPKSRNSVFVAFKDFDKVVAFLKFMDAGLAGILSGYELLWELNFKAMTSPSTNIPKPLPYGYKYYVLLETLGSNYAKDQQRLEELLEEAILEEVVLDATIAQSEQHLELFWKIREDVDILVSQCNNVQHFDVSLPVPDIGAYVDGVFEALENMDEVEKYFAHGHVADGNIHFMIGKNNNSQDLISKINEIIYSPLKALGGSVSAEHGIGIHKKPYINICRSSEEIHLMQSLKVALDPKGILNRGKIIDC; from the coding sequence ATGCAGGGTCAAATTAATGCGAAAGTTTACCCATATGAGATAAACGATATGAAAGAAAAATATTTAATAGAAATTGAAGAAAAGCTTGGTCCAAATAAAGTTCAGGTAGGAGAAAAGATCAAAGAGAGGTATTGTCATATTTGGGAAATGGACAAACCATTATTAGCAAAAGCGGTTATATTTCCAAAAACTACCCAAGATGTTTCGGATGTGCTTGCTATTTGTAATAAGTACAATCAGCCAGTTGTTGTACATGGAGGACTTACCAACCTTGTAGGAAGTACCGAAACGAATGAGAACGAAGTAGTCATCTGCATGGAAAAGATGAATGAAATAGAAGAATTGGATTTATATAGTCGTACAATAAGCGTTCAATCTGGGGTAATTTTAGAAACGATACACCAAGCAGTAGATAAAGAAGAATTACTCTTTCCCATGACTTTTGGGGCGAAAGGGTCAGCTCAAATTGGAGGTGTAATTGCCACAAATGCGGGTGGACTAAGAGTTTTCCGCTACGGCATGACAAGGAATTTGGTGTTAGGTCTAGAGGTAGTTTTAGCAGATGGTACTATTATATCATCCATGAAAAAAATCATAAAAGACAATTCGGGCTATGACTTAAAACAGTTGTTCATAGGTTCGGAAGGAACATTAGGAGTAATTACAAAAGCAGTGTTAAGGCTACAGCAAAAGCCCAAAAGCAGGAATAGTGTCTTTGTTGCGTTTAAAGATTTTGACAAGGTAGTGGCATTCTTGAAATTTATGGATGCTGGACTTGCAGGCATACTTAGCGGCTATGAATTATTATGGGAGCTTAACTTCAAAGCGATGACCTCGCCTTCAACCAATATTCCAAAACCATTACCTTATGGTTATAAATATTATGTGCTCTTAGAAACTTTGGGAAGTAACTACGCCAAAGACCAACAAAGATTAGAAGAGTTGCTGGAGGAGGCAATATTAGAAGAAGTCGTTTTGGATGCCACAATTGCCCAATCGGAGCAGCACTTAGAGCTGTTTTGGAAAATACGAGAAGATGTGGATATTCTAGTTTCTCAATGTAACAATGTGCAACATTTTGATGTAAGCCTTCCTGTGCCGGATATAGGAGCTTATGTCGATGGTGTTTTTGAAGCTTTAGAGAATATGGACGAAGTAGAAAAGTATTTTGCCCATGGGCATGTAGCTGATGGAAATATCCATTTTATGATTGGAAAAAATAATAATTCTCAAGATTTAATAAGTAAAATAAACGAGATAATATACAGTCCATTGAAAGCTCTTGGCGGTTCTGTTTCCGCAGAGCATGGAATTGGAATTCATAAAAAACCGTATATCAATATTTGTCGCTCTAGCGAAGAGATTCACTTGATGCAATCGCTAAAAGTTGCTTTGGATCCAAAGGGTATTCTTAATCGAGGTAAAATAATAGATTGTTGA